A genome region from Marinobacter panjinensis includes the following:
- a CDS encoding glutathione S-transferase yields MISFVYSARSHAITFPLPRLYSFRRCPYAMRARLGILFAGLTVELREVVLKNKPAQMLAVSPKGTVPVLELAGGDRSERLVIEESREIVEWALRQSDPKGLLNTDLVSANALIDRNDNEFKHWLDRYKYADRHPELSQLDYQQKGEVFLQALENLLARNRYLLGSNIGIADIGIMPFVRQFAHVDREVFYSLPYPNLQKWLRDWLEHPVFLQTMIKFPSWQEGDDTKTGTDLFSPCPFPPNQQYQSQRRQ; encoded by the coding sequence ATGATCAGCTTCGTTTATTCAGCCAGGAGCCACGCCATTACCTTTCCGCTGCCGCGTTTATATTCTTTCCGTCGTTGTCCGTACGCTATGCGCGCTCGGCTCGGGATCTTGTTTGCCGGACTGACGGTGGAGCTGCGGGAGGTCGTGCTAAAAAACAAGCCGGCACAGATGCTGGCGGTCAGTCCCAAAGGCACGGTTCCTGTTCTGGAGCTGGCAGGAGGCGATCGTTCCGAGAGGCTCGTTATTGAGGAAAGCAGGGAAATCGTCGAATGGGCGTTGCGGCAGAGTGATCCGAAGGGTTTGTTGAACACGGATTTAGTAAGCGCTAATGCCCTGATCGACCGCAACGATAACGAATTCAAACACTGGCTGGATCGTTATAAATACGCGGATCGCCATCCAGAACTCTCCCAGTTGGATTACCAGCAAAAGGGTGAGGTGTTTTTGCAGGCGTTGGAAAACCTGTTAGCCAGGAACCGATATCTCCTGGGGAGCAACATAGGCATCGCTGATATTGGCATCATGCCCTTTGTACGCCAGTTCGCCCATGTCGATCGGGAGGTGTTTTACAGTCTGCCCTATCCGAATTTACAGAAATGGCTGAGGGATTGGCTGGAACATCCAGTGTTCCTGCAGACCATGATCAAATTCCCGTCCTGGCAGGAAGGCGATGACACGAAAACCGGGACAGATCTATTTTCCCCCTGCCCGTTCCCGCCGAATCAGCAGTACCAAAGCCAGCGCCGCCAGTGA